From one Cyprinus carpio isolate SPL01 chromosome B3, ASM1834038v1, whole genome shotgun sequence genomic stretch:
- the LOC109064385 gene encoding gastrula zinc finger protein XlCGF8.2DB-like, with product MPHHTRDFPHGFAPEDLIEESQEQKDMEEKEQKEKDRDFKIGEKSTQSKNCSSQKSVQKIESKSFFTCQQCGKSFTTNKSLKIHMRIHTGENLYICQQCGKSFNRKGNLEIHMRLHSGEKPYTCTQCGGSFTHKSNLNYHMRTHSKDRFTCQQCGKNFIHKHILAVHMKSHIGEKHFICKQCGKCFTRKGNLKIHMRSHTGEKPYTCSQCGQRFAHKCNLNSHMRTHSKDSSFTCQQCGKNFPQKQNLEVHMRIHTGERHFICKQCGKSFNQKGNLEIHMRVHSGEKPYTCSQCGKSFSHESTFKVHMRIHSGKKPYTCTQCRKGFTHKNTFNYHMRTHTGEKLFACDQCGKSFTQN from the exons ATGCCTCATCACACTCGTGATTTTCCTCATGGATTTGCTCCTGAAG acCTGATTGAGGAGAGTCAAGAGCAGAAGGATATGGAAGAAAaagagcagaaagagaaagatcGCGATTTCAAAATTGGAGAAAAATCCACACAGAGTAAAAATTGCTCTTCTCAAAAAAGTGTCCAGAAGATTGAATCTAAGAGCTTTTTTACctgtcagcagtgtggaaagagtttcactaccaataaaagccttaaaatacacatgagaattcacactggagaaaacctTTACATctgtcaacagtgtggaaagagtttcaatcgAAAAGGAAACCTTGAAATCCACATGAGACTTCactctggagagaagccttacacttGCACTCAGTGTGGAGGGAGTTTTACACATAAAAGCAATCTTAATtaccacatgagaactcacagtAAAGACAgattcacctgccaacagtgtggaaagaattTCATTCATAAACATATCCTGGCAGTCCACATGAAGAGTCACATCGGAGAGAAACATTTTATCTGtaaacagtgtggaaagtgtttcactcgaaaaggaaaccttaaaattCACATGAGAAGTCACACCGGAGAAAAGCCTTatacctgctctcagtgtggacaGAGATTTGCACATAAATGCAACCTTAATtcccacatgagaactcacagtAAAGACAGCTccttcacctgccaacaatgtgggaAGAATTTCCCTCAAAAACAAAACCTCGAAGtacacatgaggattcacaccggagagagacattttatctgtaaacagtgtggaaagagtttcaatcaaaaaggaaaccttgaaatccacatgagagttcactctggagagaagccttacacttgctctcagtgtggaaagagttttagtcATGAAAGCACCTTTAAggtccacatgaggattcactctGGAAAGAAGCCTTACACTTGCACTCAATGCAGAAAGGGTTTTACTCACAAAAACACCTTTAATtaccacatgagaactcacacaggagagaagctgttcgcatgtgatcaatgtggaaagagcttcacacAGAACTAA